A region from the Manihot esculenta cultivar AM560-2 chromosome 13, M.esculenta_v8, whole genome shotgun sequence genome encodes:
- the LOC110629408 gene encoding TSL-kinase interacting protein 1 has product MKITKKRTTKVVEKTTKLKLCAGQPQVGKSINRTRGHCPKPTGKSEELVVKKDKHSLPLRSAETLLPPLLGKNKCSAETKEGLPISEQQPGPILHTSVKVKLQLFPNNEVTCQGLEKDGYHPYLELTLSARKKISSVLKHLNNKWGGSRIAIGEPVLFPYAISEDLAGYRWTLNDVGLSAGDVYESIGRPSIFRLRYGWFSDCENNLSGVPSTSTPFEVSLQFEGTQKGGSSNIGSVFGKEKQIEVTNEDLKAVTATGAAAISVTDKTPSNGLTEPMCNEVKMHHGMGQSSYPWDDGLTNISIGGLLSEASLQGRFNNCDPKSDVSNAGLPPSQLTSDSFDAFIMAHVNHSQAPKLPSHGASSSILDAEDTCHAFPFQKFSPSGKDALNLGGSASARTCSQDAVSKSFKHPMTSEVNIQSGLPQGNVCQESKTDLSLCSQFYNDESSFGLSGIKWTDSLGPFDLGLSSSKRIISSDSLSISRIVS; this is encoded by the exons atgaaaatTACTAAGAAGCGAACGACAAAGGTGGTTGAAAAAACCACAAAGCTTAAATTGTGTGCAGGTCAGCCTCAAGTTGGTAAATCTATCAACAGGACAAGGGGGCATTGTCCCAAACCTACAG GGAAAAGCGAAGAACTTGTGGTCAAGAAAGACAAGCATTCTTTGCCTTTAAGATCAGCTGAAACATTACTCCCACCACTTTTAGGCAAAAATAAATGTTCTGCAGAAACGAAAGAGGGATTACCTATATCTGAGCAACAACCAGGACCAATTCTTCATACTTCTGTGAAGGTTAAATTGCAGCTTTTCCCAAATAATGAAGTCACTTGCCAGGGATTAGAAAAG GATGGGTATCATCCATACTTGGAGCTCACTTTAAGTGCTAGAAAAAAGATATCTTCTGTCCTTAAGCACCTCAATAACAAATGGGGTGGTTCAAGGATTGCTATTGGGGAGCCCGTTCTTTTCCCATATGCCATATCTGAAGATTTAGCTGGTTATAGATGGACATTGAATGATGTTGGTCTTAGTGCAGGAGATGTCTATGAGTCTATTGGACGCCCTTCTATTTTCCGCTTGAG GTATGGCTGGTTCTCCGATTGTGAAAATAATTTGTCTGGAGTGCCTTCAACATCAACTCCCTTTGAGGTTTCTTTACAATTTGAAGGCACTCAGAAAGGAGGCAGTAGTAATATAGGAAGTGTATTTGGCAAGGAGAAACAAATTGAGGTAACAAATGAAGATTTGAAAGCAGTCACTGCAACTGGAGCAGCAGCTATCAGTGTGACTGATAAGACACCTTCCAATGGATTAACTGAGCCTATG TGCAATGAAGTGAAGATGCACCATGGCATGGGTCAGTCCTCCTATCCGTGGGATGATGGTCTAACTAACATAAGTATTGGAGGCTTGCTGTCTGAAGCATCCTTGCAGGGCAGGTTCAATAATTGTGATCCAAAATCAGATGTAAGTAATGCAGGCTTACCTCCATCTCAGTTAACCTCCGATTCATTTGATGCTTTTATCATGGCCCATGTAAATCATTCCCAAGCTCCAAAGCTGCCTTCTCATGGTGCAAGCTCTTCCATTTTGGATGCTGAAGACACTTGTCATGCATTTCCTTTTCAAAAGTTTTCTCCCTCGGGCAAAGATGCTCTCAATCTGGGTGGAAGTGCTTCTGCTCGCACATGCAGCCAGGATGCTGTTTCCAAGTCATTTAAACATCCAATGACTAGTGAG GTTAACATCCAATCTGGCCTTCCGCAAGGCAATGTCTGTCAAGAATCTAAAACAGATTTATCACTCTGTTCTCAATTTTATAACGACGAAAGCAGCTTTGGGCTCTCAGGGATTAAATGG ACAGACTCTTTGGGACCCTTTGATCTTGGCCTATCTTCTTCTAAAAGGATTATTAGCAGTGATAGTTTAAGCATTAGCAGAATCGTTAGCTAG